In a single window of the Rhopalosiphum padi isolate XX-2018 chromosome 1, ASM2088224v1, whole genome shotgun sequence genome:
- the LOC132930198 gene encoding zinc transporter ZIP3-like — MAETMIVSDDATATSTSALVDQIIVAKTFAMLVLGLGSFVLGVVPLKLTKWWRMDPAAGAGTAAASSHHGGHSHGGDSATGSPAVSLLLCFGGGVLLFTTLLHLQPEVREGVGRLQKTGQLPDGQGTEHLGDLIFCAGFFMVFIVDEIVHSVLDRCAASHVDRSSAEEVLHRSMSLRRRTMSIPRASLAGSGGSPSSVPSVTGGMSVASNKELLNNEGPGKPHDKRYRPAGWGCGTTAPSSARTVHRQRVGGGGDDDTEKQMKLDSDGGGGPDGGHSFRGLFAVLALSFHEVFEGLAIGLEERVDNMWYLFIAVATHKLVIAFCIGLELAWSKTRRPVLVMYVATFALVTPVGIIIGMVLVQCGTGGTVDGSPGRVAVILQGLAAGTLLYVVFFEVLARHKQSGFLHLLSIMFGFSILLVLQLMTHQHSHGAPVDNHQHSDHDHSSHEHEHEHVHDH, encoded by the coding sequence ATGGCCGAGACGATGATAGTGTCGGACGACGCGACGGCGACTAGCACGTCGGCGCTCGTCGACCAGATAATCGTGGCCAAGACGTTCGCCATGCTCGTCCTGGGTTTGGGCTCGTTCGTGCTGGGCGTCGTGCCCCTGAAGCTGACCAAGTGGTGGCGGATGGACCCGGCGGCCGGTGCCGGGACCGCGGCCGCGTCGTCGCACCACGGCGGACACTCGCACGGCGGCGACTCGGCCACCGGTTCGCCGGCCGTGTCGCTGCTGCTGTGCTTCGGCGGCGGCGTGCTGCTTTTCACCACGTTGCTGCACCTGCAGCCCGAGGTCCGGGAGGGCGTCGGCCGGTTGCAGAAGACCGGACAGCTGCCCGACGGACAGGGTACCGAGCACCTGGGCGACCTGATATTCTGCGCTGGGTTCTTCATGGTGTTCATCGTGGACGAGATCGTGCACTCGGTGCTTGATCGATGCGCGGCCAGTCACGTGGACCGCAGCTCCGCCGAGGAGGTGCTCCACCGGTCGATGAGCTTGAGGCGGCGGACCATGTCCATACCGAGGGCCTCGCTCGCCGGCAGCGGAGGTTCGCCCAGTTCCGTTCCGTCGGTGACCGGTGGCATGTCGGTGGCCAGCAACAAAGAGCTGTTGAATAACGAGGGGCCGGGCAAGCCGCACGACAAGCGGTATCGGCCGGCGGGCTGGGGGTGCGGCACTACGGCACCGTCGTCGGCACGGACAGTGCACCGGCAACGGGtcggcggtggcggcgacgacgacacAGAGAAACAGATGAAGCTGGacagcgacggcggcggcgggccCGACGGCGGCCACTCGTTCCGGGGCCTGTTCGCGGTGCTTGCGCTGTCGTTCCACGAGGTGTTTGAGGGCCTGGCCATAGGGCTGGAGGAGCGCGTCGACAACATGTGGTACCTGTTCATCGCCGTGGCCACGCACAAGCTGGTCATCGCCTTTTGCATCGGCCTGGAACTGGCCTGGTCCAAGACCCGGCGGCCCGTGCTCGTCATGTACGTGGCCACGTTCGCACTTGTCACGCCCGTGGGCATCATCATCGGCATGGTGCTAGTGCAGTGCGGCACTGGTGGCACCGTGGACGGATCTCCCGGACGGGTGGCCGTCATCCTGCAGGGGCTGGCCGCCGGCACTCTGCTGTACGTCGTGTTCTTCGAGGTGCTCGCCAGGCACAAACAGTCGGGATTCTTGCACTTGTTGTCCATTATGTTCGGATTCAGTATTTTGCTCGTATTGCAATTGATGA
- the LOC132916965 gene encoding LOW QUALITY PROTEIN: zinc transporter ZIP1-like (The sequence of the model RefSeq protein was modified relative to this genomic sequence to represent the inferred CDS: deleted 2 bases in 2 codons), whose protein sequence is MAAAAMDKDENASSAVLAKILAMAFLGVSSFVAGSTPVCVFERLGIRRRARGAANTALRLILNFGGGVLLCTTFLHLLPEVREGVEQLIADETLDSKSPVSGLLAELIMCTGFFFMYSIEELVHGFTGGDCHAHHSGHSTADQGHADDAGVPQQRRGDAATTAGQPNAVGYDKMDAAGRVANYNSCMSSVELAAAVKKSAPKPVPAAASASESVVRGFLVVGALSIHELFEGLAVGLEKNSTQVWSLTVAVACHKLVIAFYVGLQMLSDRTKPLLAHCSILLFAVTSPIGIGVGTLVSNLEETNSVVLFSVVLQGLATGTLMYVVFFEVLKPSPGNLQIKQRILRLIFIAIGFVSMLSIQLLISESE, encoded by the exons atggcggcggcggcgatggaTAAGGACGAAAACGCTTCGTCAGCGGTGCTGGCGAAAATATTGGCCATGGCGTTCCTGGGCGTGTCTTCGTTCGTGGCCGGCAGCACGCCGGTGTGCGTGTTCGAGCGGCTGGGAATTCGGCGGCGGGCGCGCGGCGCCGCCAACACCGCGCTCCGGTTGATACTCAACTTTGGCGGCGGCGTGCTGCTGTGCACCACTTTCTTGCACCTGTTGCCCGAGGTCCGGGAGGGCGTCGAGCAGCTGATCGCCGACGAGACGCTCGACTCGAAATCGCCCGTGTCCGGCCTGCTCGCCGAGCTCATCATGTGCACGGGTTTCTTCTTCATGTACTCGATCGAGGAACTGGTGCACGGGTTCACG GGCGGCGACTGTCATGCGCACCACAGCGGCCACAGCACCGCGGACCAGGGTCACGCCGATGACGCCGGGGTGCCGCAACAGCGCCGCGGCGACGCGGCGACCACCGCCGGCCAACCGAACGCCGTCGGGTACGACAAGATGGACGCGGCCGGACGGGTGGCCAACTACAACTCGTGCATGTCTTCCGTAGAGCTGGCGGCGGCCGTCAAGAAGTCGGCGCCGAAACCGGTGCCGGCCGCCGCGTCCGCGTCCGAGTCGGTCGTCCGCGGC TTTTTGGTCGTAGGCGCGCTCAGCATACACGAACTGTTCGAGGGCCTGGCCGTCGGTCTGGAGAAAAATTCCACGCAG GTTTGGTCACTTACTGTGGCCGTTGCATGCCATAAGCTGGTCATCGCTTTTTACGTTGGATTACAGATGCTTTCAGACAGGACGAAGCCATTGCTAGCGCATTGTTCAATATTGCTTTTTGCTGTCACATCTCCGATAGGTATTGGCGTAGGCACTTTAGTCAGCAATCTCGAAGAAACAAACAGTGTGGTCCTATTTTCAGTCGTTCTACAAGGATTAGCTACCGGCACGTTGATGTATGTGGTGTTTTTTGAAGTGCTCAAACCGTCACCtggaaatttacaaattaaacaaagaaTATTACGACTAATATTTATTGCTATTGGTTTTGTGTCAATGCTTTCCATCCAATTGCTTATATCCGAATCCGAATAA